A genome region from Lucilia cuprina isolate Lc7/37 chromosome 3, ASM2204524v1, whole genome shotgun sequence includes the following:
- the LOC111686811 gene encoding protein BUD31 homolog translates to MPKVRRSRKPPPDGWELIEPTLEELEQKMREAETEPHEGKRITESLWPIFKIHHQKSRYIYDLFYRRKAISRELYDYCLKEKIADANLIAKWKKSGYENLCCLRCIQTRDTNFGTNCICRVPKSKLEEGRIVECVHCGCRGCSG, encoded by the exons atgcCCAAAGTAAGAAGATCTCGTAAGCCACCTCCAGATGGTTGGGAATTAATCGAACCTACTTTGGAAGAATTGGAACAGAAAATGCGTGAAG cCGAAACTGAACCACATGAAGGTAAACGTATTACGGAATCATTGTGGCCTATTTTCAAAATTCACCATCAAAAGTCTCGCTACATTTACGATTTATTCTATCGACGCAAGGCCATTAGTCGTGAATTGTATGATTATTGCCTTAAGGAGAAAATTGCCGATGCTAATCTCATTGCAAAATGGAAGAAATCTGGTTATGAAAATCTCTGCTGTCTACGCTGCATACAGACGAGAGATACAAATTTTGGTACAAACTGCATCTGCCGTGTGCCTAAATCGAAGTTGGAAGAAGGTCGCATTGTGGAATGTGTTCATTGTGGTTGTAGAGGTTGCTCTGGTTAA
- the LOC111686858 gene encoding zinc finger protein 761-like isoform X1, which translates to MKQRCRCCLITNSNDYYDIFEQHVSGTSYAENICFLAEVQIDQDDGLPQVICSNCYNEVQRIYEFSLNVRLADERLRQELEGAKKQMVVEEEEEQMENVQVLENEYFSSVDENGMQVCVMEEILEQENEHDNELIVEEINDVDEIHMVEEILESKEQETVDEHEHTYQQKENLLVGLAQVAATQENVNITDSQCSPNDTFYPSDENDEDYLIEYEPNEENNFVPMKWKCGECKVILRGDVSYEGHMNIHRQIRPHKCNECQSEYRCRTALKRHKELKHSLPLKNDSAAKTTQLCPLCNKEFYAKIIFHLHQAIVHDEGDKCPLQCNRTDIGNLREHLESIHEKELNLAGYNEITHHILQCFRCCQTFEELAELESHANLCRNMQKSLHFQDENSMTENKNNMKIVKVEEYSDISVQCNICRKKLLKKNLNKHMELHKRKEEENKVLNDTKPYLCAFCLYAFETKDDFEEHCSTECKSILNNCPQSQEDFNLSIIHPQDNEISCFHSQENFEQPNKNSQDSEKNVDSQEKSKQSTKNSQNNKKNVHSQKNSNQPTKDSRDSGKNVHSQENLNQPTTHSQDSEKIVHSKKSNCICYECGNTFSGRVQLSAHKRLHKERPFKCDQCDKAYPRQVELVIHMRSHTGEQPYACHLCDKRFAIKVRLTYHLQKHQGITHACSYCSAVYDNRNKLKAHLFKHTGMPYKCEYCPELGFDRRIRFANHMIRVHQKFLTHEELADIFAKNTGKTVHFKNPVS; encoded by the exons atgaaACAACGATGTCGTTGTTGCTTGATAACAAATTCCAATGACTACTATGATATATTCGAACAACATGTATCGGGAACATCTTACGCTGAGAACATATGCTTTTTAGCTGAAGTACAAATAGACCAGGACGATGGCTTACCCCAAGTGATATGTTCCAATTGTTACAATGAAGTCCAGCGTATCTATGAGTTTAGCTTGAATGTACGTCTGGCCGATGAAAGGTTAAGGCAAGAATTGGAAGGCGCAAAAAAACAAATGGTTGTGGAAGAGGAGGAGGAACAAATGGAAAATGTTCAGGTTCtagaaaatgaatatttttcttcTGTTGATGAGAATGGTATGCAGGTGTGCGTTATGGAAGAAATATTGGAGCAAGAAAATGAACACGATAATGAGCTTATAGTGGAG GAAATTAATGATGTGGATGAAATACATATGGTGGAAGAAATATTAGAATCAAAAGAACAGGAAACAGTTGATGAACATGAACATACTTACCAGCAAAAGGAAAACTTATTAGTGGGTCTAGCTCAAGTTGCTGCCACTCaggaaaatgttaatattaCTGATAGTCAATGTTCGCCTAACGACACCTTTTATCCGTCAGATGAAAATGATGAAGACTATCTAATAGAATATGAACcaaatgaagaaaataattttgtacCTATGAAATGGAAATGTGGGGAATGTAAAGTCATTTTACGAGGCGATGTATCTTATGAGGGTCATATGAATATACACCGACAAATACGGCCACACAAGTGCAACGAATGCCAGTCGGAGTACAGATGTCGTACTGCCCTTAAACGGCATAAAGAACTTAAACACTCGTTGCCCTTGAAAAATGACAGTGCCGCTAAAACAACTCAGCTATGTCCATTGtgtaataaagaattttatgcgaaaattatttttcatctACATCAAGCCATTGTCCATGATGAGGGTGACAAATGTCCTTTGCAATGTAATCGCACAGATATCGGAAATTTAAGGGAGCATTTAGAGAGTATACACGAAAAGGAATTAAACTTAGCTGGATATAACGAAATCACCCACCACATATTACAATGCTTTAGATGTTGTCAAACTTTTGAAGAACTGGCTGAGTTAGAGAGTCATGCCAATTTGTGCCGTAATATGCAGAAATCATTGCATTTTCAAGATGAAAATTCAATGACAGAAAATAagaataatatgaaaattgttaaagttgAAGAATATTCTGATATTTCGGTACAATGTAATATTTGTCGCAAGAAATTACTTAAGAAAAACTTGAACAAGCATATGGAACTGCATAAACGAAAGGAGGAAGAAAACAAAGTTCTGAATGATACGAAACCATATCTTTGTGCCTTTTGTC TGTATGCATTTGAAACTAAAGATGATTTTGAAGAACATTGTTCAACAGAATGCAAATCAATCCTCAACAACTGCCCTCAATCGCAAGAAGACTTCAATCTATCCATCATACATCCACAGGATAATGAAATATCCTGTTTTCATTCGCAAGAAAACTTTGAACAACCCAACAAAAATTCACAGGATAGTGAAAAGAATGTTGATTCGCaagaaaaatctaaacaatCCACCAAAAATTCAcagaataataaaaagaatGTTCATTCACAAAAAAACAGTAATCAACCTACAAAAGATTCACGGGATAGTGGAAAAAATGTTCATTCACAAGAAAACTTGAATCAACCCACTACACATTCACAGGATAGTGAAAAAATAGTTCATTCGAAAAAATCTAATTGCATTTGTTATGAATGTGGTAATACGTTCAGTGGTCGTGTGCAACTATCCGCTCACAAAAGATTACATAAAGAACGACCCTTCAAATGTGATCAATGTGATAAGGCCTATCCCCGTCAAGTAGAACTTGTTATACATATGCGCAGCCATACAGGAGAACAGCCCTATGCCTGTCATTTATGTGACAAACGTTTCGCCATTAAGGTTAGACTAACTTATCACTTGCAAAAACATCAGGGTATTACGCATGCTTGCAGCTATTGTTCGGCGGTTTATGATAATCGAAATAAGCTTAAAGCTCATCTATTCAAACATACAGGGATGCCTTATAAGTGTGAATACTGCCCGGAACTGGGTTTTGATAGGAGAATAAG GTTTGCTAATCATATGATACGAGTCCATCAGAAGTTTCTTACCCATGAAGAATTAGCAgacatttttgctaaaaatacgGGAAAAACTGTGCACTTTAAGAATCCAGTAAGCTGA
- the LOC111686858 gene encoding zinc finger protein 157-like isoform X2 — MKQRCRCCLITNSNDYYDIFEQHVSGTSYAENICFLAEVQIDQDDGLPQVICSNCYNEVQRIYEFSLNVRLADERLRQELEGAKKQMVVEEEEEQMENVQVLENEYFSSVDENGMQVCVMEEILEQENEHDNELIVEEINDVDEIHMVEEILESKEQETVDEHEHTYQQKENLLVGLAQVAATQENVNITDSQCSPNDTFYPSDENDEDYLIEYEPNEENNFVPMKWKCGECKVILRGDVSYEGHMNIHRQIRPHKCNECQSEYRCRTALKRHKELKHSLPLKNDSAAKTTQLCPLCNKEFYAKIIFHLHQAIVHDEGDKCPLQCNRTDIGNLREHLESIHEKELNLAGYNEITHHILQCFRCCQTFEELAELESHANLCRNMQKSLHFQDENSMTENKNNMKIVKVEEYSDISVQCNICRKKLLKKNLNKHMELHKRKEEENKVLNDTKPYLCAFCPRDFKSSKYLHQHEKAHHAESADVIYVCADCERQYATQYLLETHRKQAHKERDNVCNICGNAFKLRNQLVNHMKLHLEKNIPCPHCDKKYARQFDLNVHLRSHTGEQPYACHLCDKRFAIKVRLTYHLQKHYGIKHYCKECGAEFNSKQKLKAHSFKHTGMPYRCQLCDDHGFATRNTFKRHLTRVHHASISEEALNEMFQKNTGKTVNIKQIDEQNLVVSASDEDNQDVIEVLGK; from the exons atgaaACAACGATGTCGTTGTTGCTTGATAACAAATTCCAATGACTACTATGATATATTCGAACAACATGTATCGGGAACATCTTACGCTGAGAACATATGCTTTTTAGCTGAAGTACAAATAGACCAGGACGATGGCTTACCCCAAGTGATATGTTCCAATTGTTACAATGAAGTCCAGCGTATCTATGAGTTTAGCTTGAATGTACGTCTGGCCGATGAAAGGTTAAGGCAAGAATTGGAAGGCGCAAAAAAACAAATGGTTGTGGAAGAGGAGGAGGAACAAATGGAAAATGTTCAGGTTCtagaaaatgaatatttttcttcTGTTGATGAGAATGGTATGCAGGTGTGCGTTATGGAAGAAATATTGGAGCAAGAAAATGAACACGATAATGAGCTTATAGTGGAG GAAATTAATGATGTGGATGAAATACATATGGTGGAAGAAATATTAGAATCAAAAGAACAGGAAACAGTTGATGAACATGAACATACTTACCAGCAAAAGGAAAACTTATTAGTGGGTCTAGCTCAAGTTGCTGCCACTCaggaaaatgttaatattaCTGATAGTCAATGTTCGCCTAACGACACCTTTTATCCGTCAGATGAAAATGATGAAGACTATCTAATAGAATATGAACcaaatgaagaaaataattttgtacCTATGAAATGGAAATGTGGGGAATGTAAAGTCATTTTACGAGGCGATGTATCTTATGAGGGTCATATGAATATACACCGACAAATACGGCCACACAAGTGCAACGAATGCCAGTCGGAGTACAGATGTCGTACTGCCCTTAAACGGCATAAAGAACTTAAACACTCGTTGCCCTTGAAAAATGACAGTGCCGCTAAAACAACTCAGCTATGTCCATTGtgtaataaagaattttatgcgaaaattatttttcatctACATCAAGCCATTGTCCATGATGAGGGTGACAAATGTCCTTTGCAATGTAATCGCACAGATATCGGAAATTTAAGGGAGCATTTAGAGAGTATACACGAAAAGGAATTAAACTTAGCTGGATATAACGAAATCACCCACCACATATTACAATGCTTTAGATGTTGTCAAACTTTTGAAGAACTGGCTGAGTTAGAGAGTCATGCCAATTTGTGCCGTAATATGCAGAAATCATTGCATTTTCAAGATGAAAATTCAATGACAGAAAATAagaataatatgaaaattgttaaagttgAAGAATATTCTGATATTTCGGTACAATGTAATATTTGTCGCAAGAAATTACTTAAGAAAAACTTGAACAAGCATATGGAACTGCATAAACGAAAGGAGGAAGAAAACAAAGTTCTGAATGATACGAAACCATATCTTTGTGCCTTTTGTC CACGCGattttaaaagttcaaaatatttacatcaGCACGAAAAAGCCCACCATGCCGAAAGCGCGGATGTAATATACGTCTGCGCTGATTGTGAGCGTCAATATGCTACACAATATCTACTGGAAACACACCGTAAACAGGCGCACAAAGAACGTGATAATGTCTGCAATATTTGCGGTAATGCCTTCAAATTAAGAAATCAACTAGTTAATCACATGAAACTTCATTTGGAAAAGAATATACCTTGCCCGcattgtgataaaaaatatgctcggcaatttgatttaaatgtaCACCTAAGATCACATACCGGTGAACAACCGTACGCCTGTCATTTGTGTGACAAACGTTTTGCCATTAAAGTGCGTCTCACTTATCATCTGCAGAAACACTATGGCATTAAGCATTATTGTAAGGAATGTGGTGCTGAGTTTAATtcgaaacaaaaattaaaagctcACTCGTTTAAACACACCGGTATGCCGTATCGTTGTCAGCTGTGTGATGATCATGGATTTGCTACCCGCAATAC ttttaaacgtCATTTGACCCGTGTTCATCATGCCTCTATATCAGAGGAAGCTCTTAATGAAATGTTTCAGAAAAACACTGGTAAAActgttaatattaaacaaatcgATGAGCAAAATCTTGTGGTGAGCGCCAGTGATGAAGACAACCAAGATGTGATCGAAGTCCTGGGAAAATAG
- the LOC111686729 gene encoding ubiquitin-like modifier-activating enzyme 5: MSAIEQLQAKIAELKQELEQQRHESQAARQRIEKMSAEVVDSNPYSRLMALQRMGIVKEYERIRDKAVAVVGVGGVGSVTADMLTRCGIGKLILFDYDKVELANMNRLFFTPDQAGLSKVEAAAKTLTFINPDVTIETHNYNITTVESFDKFLDTIAHGGLQKGQPVDLVLSCVDNFEARMAINTACNELALNWFESGVSENAVSGHIQFIRPGETACFACAPPLVVAENIDERTLKREGVCAASLPTTMGITAGMLVQNTLKYLLNFGEVSDYLGYNAMNDFFPKMTLKPNTQCDDRHCQARQKEFQAKPKAAVVEEQVEDEQPLHDDNEWGIELVDDSQPQEAAVKSDDASVSTGLRLAYEAPDKEVTSDSNTVSAAADVNLDDLMAQMKSM, translated from the coding sequence atgtccGCAATTGAACAATTACAAGCAAAAATTGCTGAATTAAAACAAGAGCTAGAACAGCAGCGTCATGAAAGTCAGGCAGCTAGACAACGCATTGAAAAAATGTCTGCAGAAGTTGTAGACTCAAATCCCTACAGTCGCCTAATGGCCCTACAGCGTATGGGAATTGTTAAGGAATATGAACGTATACGTGACAAGGCGGTGGCTGTAGTAGGTGTTGGAGGTGTGGGCAGTGTGACCGCCGATATGTTGACACGTTGTGGTATAGGcaaattgattttgtttgacTACGACAAAGTTGAGTTGGCCAATATGAATCGTTTGTTCTTTACACCCGATCAAGCGGGTCTGTCGAAGGTAGAAGCAGCCGCGAAAACATTAACATTCATCAATCCCGATGTAACGATAGAAAcacataattataatattacCACTGTGGAatcatttgataaatttttggaTACCATTGCGCATGGTGGTCTGCAAAAGGGACAACCTGTCGATTTGGTTTTAAGTTGTGTAGATAATTTTGAGGCTCGTATGGCGATAAATACAGCATGTAATGAATTGGCTTTAAATTGGTTTGAATCCGGTGTTTCCGAAAATGCAGTATCGGGACATATACAATTTATCAGACCAGGAGAGACAGCCTGTTTTGCCTGTGCTCCCCCTCTGGTGGTGGCGGAGAATATCGATGAACGTACCTTAAAGAGAGAAGGTGTATGTGCGGCTTCTTTACCCACCACCATGGGAATTACGGCTGGCATGTTGgtgcaaaatactttaaaatatcttCTAAATTTTGGTGAAGTGTCCGATTATTTAGGCTACAATGCCATGAATGATTTCTTCCCTAAAATGACTCTAAAACCCAATACACAATGTGATGATCGCCATTGCCAGGCTAGACAAAAAGAATTTCAAGCTAAACCTAAAGCCGCTGTTGTGGAGGAACAAGTAGAAGATGAACAACCTTTACATGATGATAATGAATGGGGTATTGAGTTGGTGGATGATTCGCAGCCTCAAGAAGCAGCTGTAAAATCGGACGATGCATCTGTTAGTACAGGTTTGCGTTTGGCTTATGAAGCTCCCGATAAGGAAGTGACCAGTGATTCAAATACCGTTTCCGCAGCTGCCGATGTGAACTTAGATGATTTAATGGCTCAAATGAAATCCATGTGA